In the genome of Corythoichthys intestinalis isolate RoL2023-P3 chromosome 19, ASM3026506v1, whole genome shotgun sequence, one region contains:
- the stmn4 gene encoding stathmin-4, with the protein MTLAAYKEKVKELPLVSLFCACLRPQNVEKATYKAEDAVDLGWSAIKDVEVKELNKRASGQAFEVILKPPSFDGLPDLNTSMPQRRDPSLEEIQKKLEAAEERRKCQEAELLKHLAEKREHEREVIQKAFEENNNFIKNAKEKLEQKMEANKENREALLAAMLERLQEKDKHAEEVRKNKELKEEACR; encoded by the exons ATGACTCTCGCAG CCTACAAAGAGAAGGTGAAAGAGCTCCCTCTGGTGTCTTTGTTTTGCGCCTGCCTGAGGCCACAGAATGTAGAGAAGGCTACATACAAGGCAGAAG ACGCAGTGGATCTGGGATGGAGTGCCATAAAAGATGTGGAGGTGAAAGAGTTGAACAAGAGAGCATCGGGTCAGGCCTTCGAGGTCATCCTGAAGCCGCCGTCGTTTGACGGTTTACCAGATCTCAATACATCCATGCCTCAGCGCAGAGACCCCTCCCTGGAGGAGATCCAGAAGAAGCTAGAGGCCGCCGAGGAAAGACGAAAG TGTCAGGAAGCGGAGCTGCTAAAGCACCTGGCAGAGAAGAGAGAGCATGAGCGAGAGGTGATCCAGAAAGCCTTTGAGGAGAACAACAACTTCATCAAGAACGCCAAAGAAAAGCTAGAGCAGAAAATGGAGGCGAACAAGGAGAACAGGGAGGCCTTGTTGGCTGCCATGCTGGAGAGACTGCAAGAGAAG GACAAACATGCAGAGGAGGTGAGGAAGAACAAGGAGCTGAAAGAGGAGGCCTGCCGATAG
- the mcm3 gene encoding DNA replication licensing factor MCM3 isoform X2: MMATDVVDDRMMREAQRDYLDFLDDDQDQGIYQSKVRDMISENKSRLIVNINDLRRRNDARAAKLMNNAFEELTAFQLALKDLVASVDATYAKQYEEFNIGLEGSFGSKHVTPRTLTSRLLGSMVCVEGIITKCSLVRPKVVRSVHYCPATNKTMERKYTDMTSLDPFPSSAIYPTKDEENNPLETEFGLSIYKDHQTITVQEMPEKAPAGQLPRSVDIILDNDLVDVVKPGDRVQVIGTYRCLPGKKGGFTSGTFRTIMIACHIKQLSKEVTPSFNADDVSKIRNFSQSRSINVFDQLARSLAPSIHGHEYIKKAILCMLLGGVEKVLENGSRIRGDINILLIGDPSVAKSQLLRYVLHTAPRAIPTTGRGSSGVGLTAAVTTDQETGERRLEAGAMVLADRGVVCIDEFDKMSDMDRTAIHEVMEQGRVTIAKAGIHARLNARCSVLAAANPVYGRYNQYKTPMENIGLQDSLLSRFDLLFIVLDQMNPEQDREISDHVLRMHRYRDPREQEGAAMALGGSVDVLATDDPDVVAQEHEELQVYEKHNNLLHGSKKKRDKILSKEFMRKYIHIAKGVTPVLTEEAASHIAEEYSRLRSQEQLGADIARTSPVTARTLETLIRLSTAHAKARMSKLVEMEDSEVAVELVQFAYFKKVLEKEKKRSRKEHDSGSDEEEEEASTQQSQRTQRKRVRRGSQGGEPYSPYDFSEEQDVPQIQTTTAKRSKAKPVEEEQMDTSLAESAEVTAERLKEFKSSLFKVFQSAHAQSVKMEVLMDGINKESLVRFTEAEVRTALTRMQNDNQVMVADDIIFLI, from the exons ATTGATGAACAATGCTTTTGAAGAGCTAACGGCCTTCCAGCTGGCACTGAAGGACTTGGTAGCATCTGTTGACGCCACCTACGCCAAACAGTATGAGGAGTTTAACATCGGCTTGGAGGGAAGCTTCGGCTCAAAGCACGTCACCCCCAGGACGTTGACATCAAGGCTACTGGGCAGCATGGTCTGCGTGGAAGGCATCATCACCAAGT GTTCTCTTGTGCGCCCCAAAGTGGTGCGCAGTGTCCACTATTGCCCTGCGACCAACAAGACCATGGAGAGAAAGTACACAGATATGACCTCCTTGGATCCGTTTCCTTCTAGTGCCATATATCCCACTAAG GACGAGGAGAACAACCCTCTGGAAACGGAGTTCGGTCTTTCCATCTACAAGGATCACCAGACCATCACTGTGCAGGAGATGCCAGAGAAAGCCCCCGCAGGCCAATTGCCTCGCTCTGTTGACATCATTCTGGACAATGATCTAGTGGATGTGGTTAAACCAGGAGACAGAGTGCAGGTCATTGGAACATATCGATGCTTGCCTGGAAAGAAGGGAGGCTTCACTTCTGGAACATTCAG AACCATCATGATCGCCTGTCACATCAAACAATTGAGCAAGGAAGTGACGCCGTCCTTCAATGCTGACGACGTTAGCAAAATTCGAAACTTCAGTCAGAGTCGTTCTATC AATGTGTTCGATCAGCTTGCCCGCTCATTGGCCCCTAGCATTCACGGCCACGAGTACATCAAGAAGGCAATTCTCTGCATGTTGCTTGGTGGTGTGGAGAAGGTGCTGGAGAATGGCTCGCGTATCAGAGGGGACATCAACATCCTGCTCATTG GTGACCCTTCAGTTGCCAAGTCTCAGCTTTTGCGTTACGTTCTTCACACCGCACCCAGAGCCATCCCCACAACTGGACGGGGCTCCTCTGGGGTGGGCTTGACTGCCGCCGTAACCACTGACCAGGAAACTG GAGAGCGACGTCTGGAGGCCGGCGCCATGGTTCTAGCCGACCGTGGCGTGGTGTGCATCGACGAGTTCGACAAGATGTCGGACATGGACCGCACTGCCATCCACGAGGTCATGGAGCAGGGACGGGTCACCATCGCCAAAGCCGGCATCCACGCCCGCCTGAACGCTCGCTGTTCTGTTCTGGCGGCCGCCAACCCGGTCTATGGCAGA TACAACCAATATAAAACCCCCATGGAGAACATTGGACTGCAGGATTCTTTGCTGTCACGTTTCGACCTCCTTTTCATCGTGCTGGATCAGATGAACCCAGAACAGGACCGAGAGATCTCAGACCATGTCCTCAGAATGCACCGCTACCGTGACCCCCGCGAGCAGGAGGGTGCAG CAATGGCTCTAGGTGGCTCAGTAGACGTTTTAGCCACAGATGACCCGGATGTTGTAGCACAGGAGCACGAGGAATTGCAAGTTTACGAGAAACACAACAACCTGCTgcatggaagcaaaaaaaagaG AGACAAGATTTTGAGCAAGGAATTCATGAGGAAGTACATCCACATTGCCAAGGGGGTCACGCCGGTGCTGACGGAGGAGGCAGCTAGTCATATTGCAGAAGAATACTCGAGGCTCAGAAGCCAGGAGCAGCTTGGCGCTGATATTGCCAGG ACATCCCCTGTGACAGCTCGAACCCTGGAGACTCTAATTCGTCTATCCACGGCACATGCAAAGGCCCGCATGAGCAAATTGGTGGAAATGGAGGACTCTGAGGTCGCGGTTGAGCTTGTCCAGTTCGCCTACTTTAAGAAG GTTCTTGAGAAGGAGAAAAAGCGTTCTAGAAAGGAACATGATTCTGGATCAgatgaggaggaagaggaagcATCTACACAACAGTCCCAGAGAACTCAGAGAAAGAG GGTGCGTCGTGGGTCTCAAGGCGGTGAACCATACAGCCCATATGATTTCAGTGAGGAGCAGGATGTTCCCCAGA TTCAGACAACCACTGCGAAAAGATCCAAGGCCAAACCGGTGGAGGAGGAACAAATGGATACCTCATTGGCTGAGAGCGCAGAGGTCACTGCTGAAAG GTTGAAGGAATTCAAGTCCTCCCTTTTCAAAGTGTTCCAGTCCGCTCACGCTCAGTCAGTAAAGATGGAAGTCCTGATGGACGGCATCAACAAAGAAAGTCTGGTGCGGTTCACCGAGGCGGAGGTCCGTACAGCTTTGACTCGCATGCAGAATGACAACCAGGTCATGGTGGCAGATGACATTATCTTTCTCATCTGA